The DNA segment ATATTGCATGCAGGTGATGAAATTGAATTTAGACCTGATTATACTGCGCAAAATATTAATATACAAATAGAAGGTGAGCACAGTGGCTTACATTCTATAGTAGTAAAAAAAGGTACTACTTTGGCTGATGTAGTCGATATGATTAGCGCAAATCCACAATCAAATATGCAAGCTTTGCAAATCTTTAGAAAAAGTGTAGCTGCTACTCAAAAACAACTTATAAATGCTCAACTTAAAGAGCTTGAAACATTAGCTCTTACAAGTTCATCTGTGAATGCTGAGCAAGCTAGTATAAGAGCTACTCAAGCAAAGACAATTTTAGACTTTATTGAGCGTGCTAAAAAGGTTGAACCAAAAGGACAGATTGTTATTGATAGTGTAAAAGCTTACAAAGCTGTTGTCTTAGAAGATGGCGATATTATTAATATTCCAAGCAAAAATAATATAGTATTAGTTCAAGGTGAAGTTTCTATACCAGGAGCTTTTGTGTATATAAACAAAGAAAAATTAAGATATTATATTAATTTAGCTGGTGGTTATAGCGACAGAGCTGATGTTTCAAGAGTTTTAATTATTAATGCTAATGGAAAAGCAACAAAATACAATGGTAGAAGTTCAGCAGATGTCAAGCCAGGTGATTCTGTACTAGTTTTACCAAAAGTAGATAGCCAAAATTTACAAGTTGTAAGCATGTTAACTCAAATTTTATATCAAATAGCTATTGCAACAAATGTTGTTTTAAATTTATGAGGTAGAAAATGACTCAAAATGATATGTTGAATATAGCAAAGGAAGTTTTAGAGATAGAATCTAAGACTATTTTAGATTTAACCAAACACTTAAATGATAATTTTATTAAAAGTATCGAGTTGATTTTTTCTATTAAAGGCAGGTGTGTTGTAACTGGCATGGGAAAATCAGGCCACATAGGTGCTAAGATAGCTGCTACCTTAGCAAGTACGGGAACACCTAGCTTTTTTATGCATCCAGGCGAGGCTTTGCATGGAGATTTAGGTATGCTTACTAGTGATGACGTGCTTTTAGCTATATCAAATTCTGGTGAGACTGAAGAAGTTTTAAAACTTATACCAGTAGTTAAAAGACGGCATATTCCTTTGATAATCATGGCGGGTAATGCAAAGTCAACTTTGGCAAAACAAGCAGATTATTTTATTAGTATAGCTATTGAAAAAGAAGCATGCCCATTGCAACTTGCTCCAATGTCTTCTACAACAGCTACTTTAGCTATGGGTGATGCTATAGCCGCAGTTTTAATGAAAAAAAGGCATTTTCAGCCAGATGATTTTGCTTTGTTTCATCCTGGTGGAAGTTTAGGAAGAAAACTTTTAACTAAAGTAAGTGATTTGATGGTCTCACAAAAATTGCCTATAGTTTCTCCTGAGAGTGAATTTAATGAATTGATTGATATTATGACAAGTGGAAAACTTGGACTTTGTATAGTGTTAGAAAATGAAAAATTAGTCGGTATAATTACTGATGGAGATTTAAGAAGAGCACTAAAAAATAATATTAAGCCAAGATTTGATTTTAAAGCTAAAGAAATAATGAGTATTAATCCTAAAACTATAGAAGCAAATGCTATGGCTAGTGAAGCTGAAGAGCTTATGTTAAAACATAAGATTAAAGAAATAATTGTCACACAAGATACAAAAATAGTAGGTATTATACAACTTTATGCAATAGGAAATGTGTGAAACTTTCTATTATAATTCCTTTTGGTTTAAGCAAAGAACGAAATTATATAGAAGAAAGAGTAAGATCTAAAGCAAATGAATTTAGGAGTGATGATAAGGTTGAGTATATTTTTGTTGAAGGATATTCATCTTTAAAGCATGATTTAAAAAATTTTATAGAAAGTAAAGGACATATTTATATAAAAGATGAAAGTCAAATAGATTTTTTTTCACAAGGTAAGTGTCGTAATCTTGGTGCAATCTTTGCTAATGCTAAAGTAATTACATTCTTAGATGTAGATTGTTATATTTCTTCATTTTCTTTAGAAAAAATTTTAAACCTTATAGATGTTAAAAATATATCACAAAGCATTAATGAAATTTTGGTTTTACCTGTAATATATCTTAGTAAAGAAGGTAGTGAATTTATTTATAAACAAGATAAAAAAATGTGGGATGATATCATTAAAAATGATCTTATCGGTGGAAAACGAACTTTGATAAAATATTTTTCTTTAGTATCAAGTACTGTCATTTTAAATAGACATAAATTCTTATCTCTTGGTGGCAATAACAATGAATTCATAGGTCATAGCTATGAAGATCATGATTTTTTTGCAAGATTATTGTTTAATACTACAGATTTTTTAAAATCTCCTAAAGCACTTTGTTATGATGAGGGTACTTGGAATATTAGAAAATTTAAAGGTTTTAGAGCTTGGTTTTCTTTGCTTGGTTATGAGATGAGTTTTCATGGTGTATATATGTATCATTTTTTTCATGAAGAACCTAATCAAAATAATTATATGTCTAATCGTAGAAAAAATCATAAAAAATTTTATGAGAATTTAAAGAGTTTGAAAAAGTATCAAATTACACCTTTGCTGGATAAAAGTGTATTAAATGATAAGATATTACTTTTATGTAATGATGAGAAATTAATTTTAAATTCCTTAAGAGATGTCATTTCATATATTGGAAAAATTCAAAGTGAAAAGGAAAGTTATTTTTTTGATGGTAGCAATTTTCAACAAGATAAATTTTTAAATTTTATTAAAGATAAAAAAATTAATGTAGTGTTATTTCCAAACCCTTACGGTAATGAAAAAAGACGCATTATATATGATTTTGTAAGAGAAAATAATATTAAGTTTATTTGTTATGATAGAGGTGCATTACCTGATAGTTGGTTCTTTGATGTTAATGGATTTAATTATGATTCTACTTCATATCATGAAAATAATTGGAACAAAAATCTTAACGAAAAGCAGATTTTAGAATGTCAAAAGTATATTGATAATGTAATTAATGGAAATAATTTTTTAGAAAAACAAGGAAAAAGAAAATTATACTTTTTGGAAAAAAAATACAAAAATTCAAATAAAAAAGTAGTTTTTATCCCTTTACAGGTTGAAAATGATAGCGTAGTAAAATATTTTGCTTACAAACCATTTTCATATGAAAATTTTTTAGGTATTATCAATAAGCTGGCAGAAAAATTACAAAATACTCACATTTTTATAGCGAAAAAACATCCATTAAGTTTGAAAATTCACTCAAATCAATATAAAAAAATATATTTTGTTGATAATAATACCAATATCATCGATTTAATAAACGTTTGTGATGTTTTGGTGACTTTAAATTCTGGGGTTGGTGTTTATGCTATGATGATGAATAAACCTTGTATAAACTGTGCTAATGCTTTTTATAACTTTGAAGGTATAAATTACAAGGCAAAAGATGAACAAGAACTTGAAAAACTTTTAAATAGTGATTTGAAAGTAGATTACAATAAGGTTTTAAAATTTGTATATTTTTTAAATAAATATTTTTATAGTTATGGTAAATCAGAATATAAAAAAACTTTTAAAAATAAAAGATTTTATAATAAAGTGCAAAGTATTAAATTTTATGAAATAAATATTGATTTTGAAAACAAATTAAAACTAGAATCTGTAGATAAAATAATGTATAATTTAAATTCTTTAGTATATCAACCTTATATTTATGAGATAAAAAATAATAATTTATTTGTAAAAATATTTGATTTATTGTTGCCAGATTTTGTTAAGACAAAGATTTCTCATCTAAGGTATTATAGACTTTTAAAAAAATTATTGTATAGTCCAAAGTTATTTTTTGAGGATATGAAAAAAATTAATTAGTATCATCACATATTTTTTCAAATTCTTGATAATATTTCCAAGATGCTATTATGTCAGGACGATTAGTTTTAATATGATTTAATTGAGCGTTGAAAGTATTTTTCCAAATATTTCTTATTTCTCTATTTTCTTTCATAAATTTTAATATATTTTCTTCTTTAATTAAATGTTTTTTCTTGTCTTTCATTTTTTGATCTAATTCTAAAATAAATTTATTAAGATATTTCTGAGTATATTCTTTTAATTTAGTGTTGTTTAAAAAATAATTTAAATCATTATTGTGAACACAAAATATTAAATTCTTAAAAATATTGTGTATTAAAATGTTATTAATATTCTTATAGTTTTTTAACTTATATACATTTTTTAATTGTTTTGTGGTAATAATAATTTGTATATTTTTATCAGTCCCATTCTCTAATACATCTTTTAAATTTGCATTTAGTGTAATTGGTAACAATACGCCAAGTTCATCATAAGTTAAACCATTGTCCAATTCATGCTCAAAAGGTATTCTTGGGATATTATATAGAGAATTTAAATTTTGTAATGTGTGTAGAATTTTACTAGGTCTAATATATTCCATATCAATATAATTAATACATTTTGGTTTTAGAGAATTTATCATAAAATCCATTCTTAAAAAAGATTCTGCATAGCTCCAATAAGTTCGTATGTGTTCACATGTTGGATTTTTGGCTTCAAAATAGTAAGTTTCTCTATCTAAAATATTGTGTACAGGTGTTTTCAAATCACAATTGTCAATTTTGTCTACTTTAAAATTTATATGGTTAAGTCCAGTTTTTAGTCTAGATATAGGATCTCGTGCAAGATATACAGCAGGTTTTGTATTATTAATGAGTTTTAAAAATCTATTTAAATCTTTTCTGCTAATATAAATGTGGGTATAATCAAAATACGCAATTATATTATATAGGCCATTTTTGAGTAAATTTGTATAGTAATAAAAATACATTGAATATGAATCATGATGAGAGCAACTTATTATATTTATATCACAAAGTTCAAGATACATATGCAATGCACCATGACCTGATAATGATGAACCAAGTACTACAAATTCATAATTATCCGGTAAAGGTAAATTCATCTCCCATGCAAGTTCAGCAGGGATATTATGATAATTTATTTGTTCATTTTCATCATTAAGTTTTTTAGGATCTAATAATGATGGATAAGGATGATTTTCTTTTTTATATTTTTGATAAAAATCATCTGATAATAACCATTCTTTTATTAATTCAAAATTATTTAAAAAATAATCAAAATTATGAAAGATATTATCTATAATAGCTTGATAATCTTTGTGAGTATGTAAGACTTCTTTGATTTTTTCAAAATTGTTTATAAATTTATCTTTATTATTTGCTATTACTTCATACACGCAAGATGAGATAATATTAAATTCTTTCAAGATAGAATTTATATTTTTATAATCTTTTTTAGCTTTTTTTATATCTTTAAATAAAGTAAAATATCCACCTTTAAATTTATTTTTATCAGCATTAATTAAAACAATCCCTAGCATATAAGAAAGATGAAATTTATATTTTATACTTTCATTATAATCACAACAAGTTTCTAATCTTGGATAAGTAAGTTGAGGAAATAATTTTATAGTTTGTTTATATATTTTTTGTTCTTTAGTGTATTCTTTTTTTATTTTATATAATTTATATATTAAGCTTAAATACCCCCCCCCATTAGCTCTATGTTCTATCATAGTAGAACCTAAGCGATAAGCTAGTTGGTTTTTAATTCTTAATATTGCTGAATTTTGCATTTATTTTTAGCCTTTTTAGTAAATTAAAGAGAGGATTATATCCCCCCCCCATTTAAATTAGTCTGAATTTATTATTTATGATAAAAAGTTATTTTATTTTTCTAAATTCTTTTTTTAAGTTTTAATTATATATAATTTTCCTACTAATAAAAATATGAAAAATGGTGTTTATTTCAATGAAAAAAGTCGGCGTAGTAATTCCCATATATAATGTAGAAAAATATCTAAGAGAATGTTTAGATAGTGTAATCAATCAAACTTATAAAAATTTAGAAATAGTATTAGTTAATGATGGAAGTACAGATGAAAATTCACTTAATATAGCTAAAGAATATACTTTAAAAGATGAAAGATTTATTTTATTTGATAAAGAAAATGGTGGACAAAGCACTGCTAGAAATGTAGGTATAGAATATTTTAGTGGAGAATATAAACTACAAAGTACAAACACAGAAAATGATTTAATAGAATTTAATGTAGAAAATAATCATTACAATATATACAAAGCTTATAAAAGCTCTAAAGCTTTTAATAATAACTTAGAAAATTTCTCTCATCCTTTAATTGATTATATTATCTTTTTAGATCCTGATGATTATTGGGAATTAAACTGTATAGAAGAATGTGTTCCTAGAATGGAAGGAGTTGAGATTGTTTGGTTTGATTATAAAATGTTTTATGATAATATAGAAAAAAAATACTATTCCAATAAAACAAATTTAACTAAATCGCAAATGAAAATATATGAATACTATAAACCTGAAAAAATTACTTCCATGCAATGGCTTATGAGATGCTTAAAAATTCAAGCAGATTTGCCTTTCTGGTGTGTGTGTGGGGGCATGTTTTCTTTTGATTACCTATTAAAGATAGAATTTAAATTTTTAGATGGTTTGATACATGAAGATGTACATTCTGGTATATTTACATTCTCACAAGCTGATCTAATATATGTTTTTCCTAAAAATTTGTATAATTACCGTATCAGATCAGCATCTACTGCTACATACGATAAACTCGTGACAAAGGATAATATACCTCCTTATATTCATAATTTATATATCGCATTTGATAATAATTTGAAACTTGCAAAAGAGTATCATGCAAAAAGTAGTATTTTTTTGAATGCATACCATATTAGAAAATTTATTAGTGATATTTTAAATGAACAAAAAGGTCTCATCTTAGAAGAAGCTTTTTTTTCATTTTTATATTTTTGGCATTTTGATTTTAAAGATTTTAAAAAAGATCCTAGAGGAATAACTAGTTTGTTAAAAATGTATAAGCCAGTATATGAAGAAAATCACAGTCGTTATCCAGAATTTGATTTTTTTTGCAAATATGGATTGGTTAAATATAGGATAAATAATCACTTAGCTTATATATTGGGTAAAATTCTAATTACCAATAGTAAAATTAATAATTTTTATAAAATACCTTTTAAATTAATTTATGCAGCTATTGAATTTAAATTTACTAAGAGAGATAAAGATTTACCAAAACTTCACGAATATCCTGATTATAAAAATGTATATGTTATACAAGGATATCTTTCCTATAAATTAGGAAAAATAATTATCGATTCATTTAAAAAGTGGTATTATGGTAAACCATTTTTGATTCCTTTTTTATTTTATAAAACATACAAGAAATTTAAATTAAGTAGAGAAAATAAGAAGAATTTAGAAATAAAAAATGATACATTCATATTTCCAGATAATGCCTTGATAAATATAGCTAAAAACAAACAAGCAATACAAAGTTCTCTAAGTGTATATTCTAAATTTAATGATGCCTCTAGAGCTTTAAATTATGATTTAAACATAAATAATTATGCTTTTTGCACTAGTGCAAATAAGCATAATTGGTGGTTGATTGATCTAGAAAAAGCAGTGTATATAGAGTGTATAAGATTATTTAATACTAAAAATATTTTTTCAAGATCTAAATTATGCAATGTTGAAATTTATACTTCGATTGATAATATACATTGGACTTTTATCCCTCAGGAATTTTGTAAGTGGAAATATAATGATTTTGAATGTGATATTGTCTTATCGAATAAAATTTCTGTAAGATATGTAAAGTTATCATTAAGAGAGGAGACACTTAGTTTGTCTAAAGTTGAAATTTTCAAAAGAAATAAAAAAGGGTATATTGTTTCAGCAAAACCAGATGGCTTTGGTATGAGACTTGCAAGTATGTTAGTTGGTATGTATTTGGCAAAAAAACTCGATTTTAATTTCGGATTTACTTGGCCTAATTCTATAGATTTAGCATTCATGGGTATTACAGAATCTAAAAACGATAGTGATATTTGTTATCTTGGAAATGCTATGGATGAAGTAGATAAAGTATTTGACGAAGTATTCATCTCAAAATTTTTATTGGATAAAGATGCATTAGCCTCTAATCATGGAAATATTATTAGAAAAAAGGAAAGAAATCTTGATTTTTTGTCTGATATAAGTAATTTTGAAGAAGATTGGGGGTGGTATTCTACTGATATATTACCAAGTAAATGGCTTAAAGATTGTAATGAAGAAGAGTGTCTAGGTGAGATTAGTGATTTATATAAAAATATAAGTTTCTCTGATGAATATAAGAATATTATATGTGATGTAGAAGATAAATTCTCGAATTTACAAAACAATTTTATAGCTTTGCATATCAGAGGAGGAGATATTATTTATTCTAAAATAAGAAAATCTCCTAATTTTACTCCAGTTGTGGAGAGGTTTTTTCCATATGAGATCGCTTTAGAAATTGCTATTATGGAATTGAAGAACAACAAAAATATTATAGTTTTTGGACAGGATTTGAATGCTAATAAAGAATTAGTAATGTATTTGCAATCTTTACGAGAATATAAACATTTAAGCATTATCGATATTAGTTCATTGATAAAAGTAGAATACAATGAAATGCAACGGGCTTTTTTTGAAATTAATTTTATGTCTAAAGCACAAAAAATTTATTCAGCTAAAGAATCTGTGTTTTCTAAGATTGCTATGATGATTTCAGGAAAAAATATATTATTGTCTTTTCATAATGTTTTTAATCAACAAGAGCAATTAAAATTAATTGCTCAAAATATGTATATATTAAATCTACATCCTTTGCAAGTTTCCATGTCTTATTTTAGGCTTTTTCAATTATCTCAAGAATTAGGTCAATCTATTGAAGAGAGTATGCAATATCTTTATGAGGCTTTGAAGATTGATGATGATAACGATGGATATAGAATATACATTCTAAAATGTTTGTTTACACAAAAAAAATACGAAGATATTAATTTGGAGTTAAAAAGTATTTTATCGCAACGTTATCATAGATTTTATGAAACATTACTACCTTATTCTTTGGGTGGTTTTGATGAATGTTATAAGGATTATATAGAATTTGATAACATTCATTATCCGTATATAGTATTCTTGGCTATGAATATATGTGAATTTTTAGGAGATTTAAACAGGTATTATTACTTAAAATCACTTATAGAAAAAAGTATACATAGGGATGAGATTCTCTCCATATCTAATTCTTTCTCTATTCATAAAGAATATAATGTAGTAAAATATATTAAATCAAGTCTTTATTATAAATTAGGTAATTCATTAATATCTATGAATATATTGATGATATTTAAAATGTTAAGTAATGAAAAAAAACAAAATAAATTAATAGGTGGTATTGAAAATAGGTTGCAGTTAGAAAATCTTTGCGTTTGTGATGAAGCTAAAGAGGTTATGAATCATTTATCTTATAGATTTGGTATATTGTTGTTTAATACACATAAGTCTTGGTACAAAGGGGCTTATTTATTATTACCTTATAGACTTTATAAAGAGTATAGAAATTTTAAACAAGGAAAGAAAAAATGGCAATAGAATTTGATATACAAGAATCAAAAATTTTAAAAGGGGTATATATCATTACTCCTAACAAATTTAAAGATTTAAGAGGTGAAATTTGGACAGCTTTTACAAGTGAAAGTATAGATAAACTTTTGCCAGATAACCTTAAATTTATACATGATAAATTTATTTATTCTAAACATAATGTTATCAGAGGAATTCATGGAGATAACAAGACTTATAAACTTGCCACTTGCGTTCATGGGGAAGTTCATCAGGTAGTTGTCGATTGTAGAAAGGAAAGCTCTACTTATCTTAAATGGGAAAAATTTGTTATCAATGAGCAAAATCAGCAAATTATATTAGTCCCAGCAGGTTTTGGAAATGCTCATTATGTAAGTAGTAATGGTGCTGTGTATTATTATAAATGTGCGTATTTAGGAGAGTATGTTGATGCTGATGATCAATTTACTTATGCTTGGAACGATGAAAGAATGGGGATTGATTGGCCAACTAGAAATCCTATTCTTTCAGAAAGAGATATTTTAGCATCAAATAAAGGATGATTATGGATAAAAATTCAAAAATTTATATAGCAGGACATAGAGGAACTGCAGGTAGTGCTATACTAAAGCGTTTACAAGCTCTAGGTTATACCAATTTAGTATTTAAAACACATGATGAATTAGATTTGACCAATAATATAGCTGTTAAAGAATTTTTTGAAAAAGAAAAGCCAGAATACATTTTTTTTGCAGCTGCTAAATTGGGGCACTTAGGGATGCAGATGCCAGCTGAACTTTTTTATGAAAATCTCACAATGCAAAATAATATTTTTCATAATGCTTATTTATATGATGTAAAAAAACTTATATTTTTTGGTAGTTCTTGGATGTATCCACAATCAGCTGAAAATCCTATAAAAGAAGAGTATTTATTAACAGATGAATTAGAATACAATGCCGAGTCCTATGCTTTACCTAAAATAACAGGCATTAAGATGTGTGAAGCATATAATTTACAATATAATACTAATTTTTTATCAGTTGCATTAACTAATTTATATGGAGAAACTAAAGATTTTGATTTTAAAACAGCCAAAGTATTGCCTGCTATGCTCAGGAAATTTCATCTTGCGAAGTTATTAAATGAAAAACAATATGATAATATTTTAAAAGATTTAAATATGGACACTATAGAATCTAGTGTAGAACATTTAAATAAAAATGGGATATATGAAAATCATATAGAAATTTGGGGAAGTGGGAATACTAGAAGAGAATTTATACATAGCCAAGATTTAGCTGATGCTTGTATTTTTATAATGAATAATATTGATTTTTCACATTTATATGATAAAGATGTAAAACAAATTAAAAATACTCACATTAATGTTGGAACCGGTCAAGATTTATCTATAAAAGATTTAGCTTATCTTATTAAGGATATAGTTGGATTTAAAGGAGAAATAAGATTTGATACAAGTAAGCCAGATAGTCCTATGAATAGGTTGTTGGATTGTTCTAAAATTCATTCTTTAGGTTGGAAGCATAAAATAGAACTTGAAGATGGTATAAAGAATATGTATAAGTGGTATTTAGAGTAAATCAAAGGATAAATATATGAAAAAAACAGCGTTAATTACAGGTTTTACGGGGCAAGTTGGCTCACAAATGGCTGATTTTTTACTAGAAAATACTGACTATGATGTTATAGGTATGATGCGTTGGCAAGAACCTATGGATAATATCTATCATTTAAGCGATAGGATAAATAAAAAAGATAGAATCAGCATTTTTTATGCTGATTTAAATGATTATTCTAGTCTTCAAAAGCTTTTTGAAACTAAGCGTCCTGATGTGATTTTTCATTTGGCTGCACAGTCTTATCCAAAAACTTCTTTTGATATACCTATAGAAACTTTGCAAACTAATATCATAGGTACAGCAAATATTTTAGAAAATATAAAAATACTAAAAGCTAAAGATGGATATGACCCAGTTGTTCATATTTGTTCATCAAGTGAAGTTTATGGTAGAGCAAAAGCAGGTATTAAATTGAACGAAGAAACTACTTTTCATGGTGCTAGTCCATATAGTATAAGTAAAATAGGGACAGATTATTTAGGGCGTTTTTATGGTGAAGCTTATGGTATAAAAACATATGTTACTAGAATGGGAACGCATAGTGGACCAAGAAGAAGTGATGTTTTTTTTGAAAGCACTGTGGCTAAGCAAATAGCTTTGATTGAAGCAGGATATCAAGAGCCTGTTATTAAAGTGGGAAATTTATCAAGTGTGAGAACTTTTCAAGATTGTCGTGATGCTATAAGAGCTTATTATTTACTTTCTTTAGAAAGTGAAAAAGGAAATGTTCCTTGTGGTGAAGCTTTTAATATAGCAGGTGAAGAAGCATTTAAATTACCCGAAGTTGTGGATATATTATTGAATTTTAGCACTATGGGGGGGGGATTGAAGTTGTAGAAGATGAAGATCGATTGCGTCCTATAGATGCAGATTATCAAATGTTTGATAATACTAAAATAAAAAAATTTATCGATTGGAAACCAGAGATTCCTGTTAGTAAAATGCTTAAAGATTTATTGGAGCATTGGAGAAATGAAATTAAAAAAGGCAGAATTCCTCTCAATCGATAGATGATTGAAAGGAATATTATGTCAAAAAAAGTTTTAATTACAGGTGGTGCAGGTTATATAGGTTCGGTTTTAACACCGGTATTATTGGAAAAAGGTTATGAGGTTTGTGTGATAGATAATTTAATGTTTAATCAAGTTTCGATTTTATCTCATGCTAATAATAAAAAATTTGCTTTTATTAATGGTGATGTTTTAAATGAGGAACTTATAAAAAAAGAAGTTACAAAAGCTGATATTATTATACCTCTTGCTGCTTTAGTTGGAGCTCCTCTTTGTAAAAGAAATCCAAAATTAGCTCATATGATTAATTATGAAGCTGTAAAAATGATTTCTGATTATGCAACTTCATCTCAAATTTTTATATATCCAAACACAAATAGTGGTTATGGTATAGGAGAAAAAGATGCTATGTGTACTGAAGAATCCCCATTAAAACCTATTTCAGAATATGGTATTGATAAAGTTGAAGTTGAAAAATATTTATTAAACAAAGGAAATTGTGTTACTTTTAGATTAGCTACAGTTTTTGGCATCTCTCCTAGAATGAGACTTGATTTATTAGTAAATGATTTTACTTATAGAGCATATAAGGATAAATTTATAGTTCTTTTTGAGGAGCATTTTAGAAGAAATTATATACACGTTAGAGATGTTGTCAAAGGTTTTATTCATGGTATAGAAAATTATGATAGAATGAAAGG comes from the Campylobacter insulaenigrae NCTC 12927 genome and includes:
- a CDS encoding KpsF/GutQ family sugar-phosphate isomerase — protein: MLNIAKEVLEIESKTILDLTKHLNDNFIKSIELIFSIKGRCVVTGMGKSGHIGAKIAATLASTGTPSFFMHPGEALHGDLGMLTSDDVLLAISNSGETEEVLKLIPVVKRRHIPLIIMAGNAKSTLAKQADYFISIAIEKEACPLQLAPMSSTTATLAMGDAIAAVLMKKRHFQPDDFALFHPGGSLGRKLLTKVSDLMVSQKLPIVSPESEFNELIDIMTSGKLGLCIVLENEKLVGIITDGDLRRALKNNIKPRFDFKAKEIMSINPKTIEANAMASEAEELMLKHKIKEIIVTQDTKIVGIIQLYAIGNV
- a CDS encoding discoidin domain-containing protein; amino-acid sequence: MRCLKIQADLPFWCVCGGMFSFDYLLKIEFKFLDGLIHEDVHSGIFTFSQADLIYVFPKNLYNYRIRSASTATYDKLVTKDNIPPYIHNLYIAFDNNLKLAKEYHAKSSIFLNAYHIRKFISDILNEQKGLILEEAFFSFLYFWHFDFKDFKKDPRGITSLLKMYKPVYEENHSRYPEFDFFCKYGLVKYRINNHLAYILGKILITNSKINNFYKIPFKLIYAAIEFKFTKRDKDLPKLHEYPDYKNVYVIQGYLSYKLGKIIIDSFKKWYYGKPFLIPFLFYKTYKKFKLSRENKKNLEIKNDTFIFPDNALINIAKNKQAIQSSLSVYSKFNDASRALNYDLNINNYAFCTSANKHNWWLIDLEKAVYIECIRLFNTKNIFSRSKLCNVEIYTSIDNIHWTFIPQEFCKWKYNDFECDIVLSNKISVRYVKLSLREETLSLSKVEIFKRNKKGYIVSAKPDGFGMRLASMLVGMYLAKKLDFNFGFTWPNSIDLAFMGITESKNDSDICYLGNAMDEVDKVFDEVFISKFLLDKDALASNHGNIIRKKERNLDFLSDISNFEEDWGWYSTDILPSKWLKDCNEEECLGEISDLYKNISFSDEYKNIICDVEDKFSNLQNNFIALHIRGGDIIYSKIRKSPNFTPVVERFFPYEIALEIAIMELKNNKNIIVFGQDLNANKELVMYLQSLREYKHLSIIDISSLIKVEYNEMQRAFFEINFMSKAQKIYSAKESVFSKIAMMISGKNILLSFHNVFNQQEQLKLIAQNMYILNLHPLQVSMSYFRLFQLSQELGQSIEESMQYLYEALKIDDDNDGYRIYILKCLFTQKKYEDINLELKSILSQRYHRFYETLLPYSLGGFDECYKDYIEFDNIHYPYIVFLAMNICEFLGDLNRYYYLKSLIEKSIHRDEILSISNSFSIHKEYNVVKYIKSSLYYKLGNSLISMNILMIFKMLSNEKKQNKLIGGIENRLQLENLCVCDEAKEVMNHLSYRFGILLFNTHKSWYKGAYLLLPYRLYKEYRNFKQGKKKWQ
- a CDS encoding glycosyltransferase-like protein, family 2, encoding MKLSIIIPFGLSKERNYIEERVRSKANEFRSDDKVEYIFVEGYSSLKHDLKNFIESKGHIYIKDESQIDFFSQGKCRNLGAIFANAKVITFLDVDCYISSFSLEKILNLIDVKNISQSINEILVLPVIYLSKEGSEFIYKQDKKMWDDIIKNDLIGGKRTLIKYFSLVSSTVILNRHKFLSLGGNNNEFIGHSYEDHDFFARLLFNTTDFLKSPKALCYDEGTWNIRKFKGFRAWFSLLGYEMSFHGVYMYHFFHEEPNQNNYMSNRRKNHKKFYENLKSLKKYQITPLLDKSVLNDKILLLCNDEKLILNSLRDVISYIGKIQSEKESYFFDGSNFQQDKFLNFIKDKKINVVLFPNPYGNEKRRIIYDFVRENNIKFICYDRGALPDSWFFDVNGFNYDSTSYHENNWNKNLNEKQILECQKYIDNVINGNNFLEKQGKRKLYFLEKKYKNSNKKVVFIPLQVENDSVVKYFAYKPFSYENFLGIINKLAEKLQNTHIFIAKKHPLSLKIHSNQYKKIYFVDNNTNIIDLINVCDVLVTLNSGVGVYAMMMNKPCINCANAFYNFEGINYKAKDEQELEKLLNSDLKVDYNKVLKFVYFLNKYFYSYGKSEYKKTFKNKRFYNKVQSIKFYEINIDFENKLKLESVDKIMYNLNSLVYQPYIYEIKNNNLFVKIFDLLLPDFVKTKISHLRYYRLLKKLLYSPKLFFEDMKKIN
- a CDS encoding dTDP-4-dehydrorhamnose 3,5-epimerase family protein, producing MAIEFDIQESKILKGVYIITPNKFKDLRGEIWTAFTSESIDKLLPDNLKFIHDKFIYSKHNVIRGIHGDNKTYKLATCVHGEVHQVVVDCRKESSTYLKWEKFVINEQNQQIILVPAGFGNAHYVSSNGAVYYYKCAYLGEYVDADDQFTYAWNDERMGIDWPTRNPILSERDILASNKG
- a CDS encoding capsular polysaccharide biosynthesis protein; this encodes MQNSAILRIKNQLAYRLGSTMIEHRANGGGYLSLIYKLYKIKKEYTKEQKIYKQTIKLFPQLTYPRLETCCDYNESIKYKFHLSYMLGIVLINADKNKFKGGYFTLFKDIKKAKKDYKNINSILKEFNIISSCVYEVIANNKDKFINNFEKIKEVLHTHKDYQAIIDNIFHNFDYFLNNFELIKEWLLSDDFYQKYKKENHPYPSLLDPKKLNDENEQINYHNIPAELAWEMNLPLPDNYEFVVLGSSLSGHGALHMYLELCDINIISCSHHDSYSMYFYYYTNLLKNGLYNIIAYFDYTHIYISRKDLNRFLKLINNTKPAVYLARDPISRLKTGLNHINFKVDKIDNCDLKTPVHNILDRETYYFEAKNPTCEHIRTYWSYAESFLRMDFMINSLKPKCINYIDMEYIRPSKILHTLQNLNSLYNIPRIPFEHELDNGLTYDELGVLLPITLNANLKDVLENGTDKNIQIIITTKQLKNVYKLKNYKNINNILIHNIFKNLIFCVHNNDLNYFLNNTKLKEYTQKYLNKFILELDQKMKDKKKHLIKEENILKFMKENREIRNIWKNTFNAQLNHIKTNRPDIIASWKYYQEFEKICDDTN